The Streptomyces sp. ICC1 DNA window CTCTGGGACCGCCAGATGATCGCCTTCGCCGCCGACGCCCAAAGCCTGGTCATCCTCGGCTTCCTCCTCGCCCAGAACGCCACCAGCGCGGCCCGCTACCGAGAAGACCCCACCTACGCCGACGCGGACGCCGAGACCGCAGAAGGCCCTCTTTCTGGAACGCGGAGGGGCCCTGGTGCCTATGGCACCAGGGCCCCGAAGGAACTGCTACACCATCTGCCGGCCCTGGAACTGCGCCGGCCTACTGTTTCCGCGTGCCTGGCCTGACTGCTGCCCGAGGCGCGGGGACCGCGGTTGCTTGACCGGAGACCACCTCGCAAACGATGTCCTGCGGTACCCGGGCTTCAACCTGCCGGCCCGGGCGATCCTGATGGCGCTTCGCTCCTCCGTTCATCCCTCGGTGATCAACTACCTACCTGCGGGGGACTGAGTACTGCTGGTACCGCTCTACTTCGAGTACTGCTGATATTGCTTCGGCAGCCAGCCCCGTTGCCCGTCCTGCACCTGCTCTGGCTTAGAACCCCACTGCCGAACCTCCCGGTGCGCGCGCCCGCAGCCGACGCCTTCACCGAGGTATCGCTCTTACTGACTTCACTGCTGGGTATTACCTGTACTGCGTACTGCACTTGCGGGTACTGCCACCTGCGTTAACCGCGGTACTGCTCTCGGCGACCCTTGATCACTGCGGGCCACCCGGTCCGGTCGCCAGTCCCGTCGCCATCCTGCAACCACCCTGGCTCCGACACTCCACAACCACACCGTCCTGCGCACTGCAACTACGGGTACTGCGTGTACTGCTGCCCGGGCAGTTCGTCTCTGCCAGGCCCTGCGGTCTGTCTGGGTTACGAGAGAAACCATAACCACGTCGCAGCCCAATGTCTACTCCGACCAACATAGATTTTCAGATGCCCGTCACCGAGGTAATCGGGTGTCGTTAGGTTCGACAGCTGCTGGCGCGGGCACAACGCCCGGGCAGGCCAGGCCCGACACCAACGACGGACCCGGAGCGCGCGATGACCACGATGAGCCCCGACCGCACAGCCCTCCGCTCCCTGAACGCCGTCGCTGGAGCACGCCAGACCGCGCGGGCGTTTCTGGAGGCCCTCTGGCACCCGGCCATCGCTCCGGAGTGCGCCGACAGCGTGGTCCTGGTCGTCTCCGAGCTGATGAACAACGCCCTGCGTCACGGCGGCGGCACCTACACCCTGCGTCTGACCGCCCACCCCGGCAGCATCGAGGTCGCCGTCGACGATCCCAGCGCCGAACCGCCGCGCATGCGTGTCCCCGACCTGAGGGACGGGACCGGTGGATTCGGCTGGCACATGGTTAACGACCTCGCCCTCGCCACCGTCATCACACCCAGGGCCGAAGGCGGCAAGACCGTACGCGCCCTCCTCCCCCGCTAACCCGCGCAGCCAGCGCTCGAAGAGTCACGTCTCGCGAACGGCAGGGTGCTCCGGTTGCTAGTGCTGTGGCCGGAAAGGTCCACCGGGTCGCGGCGCCCGGCACGGCACCTCGCCGCGTTGTCGGACCACACCGGTACGTCCAGTACGAGGCGTGGCCCTCCGCCCGGGGGCCCCTCCCAGCGGTAGCTGGGGGAGAAGCACCGCACCGGACACCGCGACCCGGCAAACCTTCCCGGCCACAGCACTAGCGGGGATCGCTGTGCCCGCCGAGCCATTTGGCGCGCCGGTGACCCGTGGCCGGGGCGGCCGTGGTGGTGGGATGGTCGTCGCCGAGTGCTTGGGCGTTTTGCGCGCGGGCGGCGTCGCGCTGCTCGATGAGGTTCTCGCGTTCGCGGTCCACGACCGCGCTCTCCCGCTTCGAGGTGAGGGAAGCATCGTGGCGAGCGAGGCGGTTGCGGCGGGAGGCCCTGCGGGCGGCCGCCAGGACGAGGGCCAGGCCCAGGACGGCAGCGGCGCCGACGGCGATTCCGTAGAGGAACAGGGCGCCGGTCGAGCTGGTGACGTGGTAGCCGAAGACCGAGAAGTCGTTGGTGAGCTCGTGGGCACTACCGAGGTTCGCCATGACCCCGGCCACGGCGAAGATCAGCGCTGCGATCAGAAGGATGAGGCCGAGGATGAGGATCATGGAGCACTCCCTGCTCCGCACTGCCGCGTGCGAATGAGCGTCGGCCGGCGGAAGCCCGCCGATCCAGACTGCGTCTACCCGAAGACGGAGGGGCTACGCGATCCCGGCCTGGCCTACCCGGCGGCCCACCGCACCTCTGGCCTATTCCTCTCGGGCCCTGGACTTGGAGCATCCCCAGCAACGACGAAGCGCAGGTACTGGTGCACGTGGATGCGACCCCGCCGGCCGCGCGTACGCCGATCCGGAGGAAGACATCCGCTTTCACTCGTTCCTGGCAGTCCCGATCCGCTATGCCGGCCGAGTGTTCCTCCATCGCCGAAGGTGACTGATCCGGCGCCTGCGATGAACCCTGCCAGCCAGCCGAGTGAGGACAAAGCCCCTGTCCCTGCGAGCCGTGCGTCCCGGCCGCGGACCGTCGCCGGATGAGCATGGGTCCGGTCAGCCGCGGTGGAAGAGACCTACACCTGCCAACCAGTGCCCTTCTCGTGGCGCAGACTCCTGTCCGCCGGGAACCTCCCGGCCCTCGCGCAGCCTGCCACTTGACGGCGTCGTAGATCGGCGAATCCAAAACCCGCCCGCCGCCTGCCCGCGGGCCTGTGGCACCGCGCTGCGCGGGAACGTTTTTCTGGTCCATGCCCCACCAACGACCCCCCACACGATGCCGTAGCGAGCCGTGACTCACCCGTCACCACCCGTACCCTTCCCACCCGGCCGGCGGCAGGCTCAGGATCCGAAGAGGCGCAGGACGCGCGGGGCGTTGGGCAGATCCTCCGGGACCGGCGCTGTTCCGGTCAGGGGCATCAGGTGCCCGTTGGCACAGTCGCCGGGCTGCTGGTGGTCGATCTCCCAGGCCCGGTCGGCCGGGGTGGAGGCTGAGCTGGTGGCGTATGAGGCTGCCGGCAAGAACGGCACCATTCAACCCACCGTTTCAACAAGACCTCCCGCCCCCAGCCCCCAGCCCCGGCCGGCCCCGGCGTCAGCATTCTCATCAGAGGCCGCCGTCCCACGACCAGGCAGCAGCCCGGCCGCCGACTTCCCCCGTCACGGGTCCTTCGAGCCGCCGGAGCGTGCGGCCGAGCGGGGGACAGCTGTAGCGGCTGGCGTGGAGTTCATCTGCCGGGACCGGGCGGGCGCCTACGCCGAGGGTGCCCGCCGCGGTGCGCCGAGATACTCACCGACCGTCTGGGTGCAGGCTCCCGGCCTGGATCGACGCAGTCGACGCCAGCCGGCTACACGGCCTCACCGGCTTC harbors:
- a CDS encoding ATP-binding protein yields the protein MTTMSPDRTALRSLNAVAGARQTARAFLEALWHPAIAPECADSVVLVVSELMNNALRHGGGTYTLRLTAHPGSIEVAVDDPSAEPPRMRVPDLRDGTGGFGWHMVNDLALATVITPRAEGGKTVRALLPR